The Sorangiineae bacterium MSr11954 DNA segment GAAAAAGGAACATGGGCCATCCCTTTCGAACGAGGAAGAGGTCGCGCTCCTTCTGGAAATGAGGAAGGACCCATGGCTCATCGTCGATGCATCCCAAGCCTTCCTGGGAAGGGCGGTGTTCGATGTCGAGCGAGACGGCCAGGTATTCTATCGGGACGAGACCACGGGACTGAATCCTCGCATCGCGTGGCGAGGCCACGTCGACGCCGACGCCGTTCAAAAAGTCGAGGATGCCCTCCGCAAAAATAAGTTCTGCTCGCTCAAAGCACTCGAAAAGACGCGCAGGGTCAAGGTCGACGGTTTTTCGATCACGATGCGCGGCTTCGACTGTGGGGGACCGAATATGGCTGCGCCGCAATCCGTCGCTCTCCAGTACGCTGCATGGAGAGAGGATCCCCGAGCCAAAGCCATCTACCGTGCCGTGCGGGAACTGATGGATGCGACGTGCGGCCCATATTGTCCGCCTCCCCCCCAATTGCGCGAGTGATGCGCGGGCATCTCATGCTTCAATCGATCGGGCCATGTCGTGCGACCCGTTCGTGCCAACGTCGAATGACTCCCTCTGCAACACTCGCCGCCCTGCCCTCGACAGGCGCTTCCGTCATCGGCGAACTGGCGGATGAATCGGGCGACTGTTAGGCCGCGACTGTACGGCCCCAGGCTCGGGGGCGACGGATGCCGTTCCTCCCGCAGGAGCACGTGAGCGAGGACCGCTTCCCCACGGCTGGCTCGGTGTGAATGAGTATGCGACGGAGCGCGTCTCCTAGGAAGGGACCTTTCTCGGATGAGAAAAGCGCCGCGCGGAGCGCTATCCACGTGTCGCGTCCGTGTTCGAGCGAGGAGCCGCCGTTGCTGCGCCCAGGATTCGATCGCGGGATGCCCGCTTCGCAAAGGCAAACTCCTCGCGGTCGCCCATGAGCGCCGCGACATTTGCCGCGGCTTGGTGGGCGACGAGATCGAAGGAGAGCGCCGATGCGTCGACGTCCCGACCGAGCTCGCCCGCTTCTTTGGCTTCCTCGATCAGCTCTCGAAAACGCGCGCGCGTTCCGTTGCGATAGCCGCGAACGCGGTCGTGGATGCGCCCCGGACGGGCGCGGTATTCGCTGCTGGTCGCGTTGAGGAAGCAGCCGCCCGGCAAGGTTCTTTTTTCGACGAACGCGTACCAGCCATCGACGAGCGCCACGAGCCGCGCCAAGGGGCTGGCCTGGCGTAGCGCAGGCTCGATCACGGCTGCCTTGTAGAGCGCGACGGCGTGCTCCAAGGTCGCCATCTGCAAGGCTTCCTTGTCGCCGAATAGAACTTGGATATTGCCTTTGCCGACGCCCGCTTCGGTGGCCACACGGCCGATGGTCAAGCCCTCCAGCCCCTCCGTCGAGGCGATGCGGGTGGAGCAATCGAGGATCTTCGCGCGCGCTCTGTCGCCGCGTTGGCGCCTGCCATCGGGGACGCCTTTGTCGCTTGGCTGCGATGGACCCATTGACGCTTTCTCCTCCTGGTTCATATACGTTCGTACGTATATATTAATTCACGAGGAGAGTCCATGCAATCAAGCACCGCAGCCCAGGATCCAACCAAAGCCGAGCCCGCTGAACGGGCCGCCGGCGAGCTTCGAAAGGAACGAGAGCCGCGCGCCAGGCGCTGGCAGGCCTTGGCCGTTTTGCTGACGGGGAACTTCGTTACCGTCCTCGACCTGTTCATCGTCAATGTCGCGCTCGACAGCATTCGAAAGGAGCTCCACGCGAGCTTGGCGGACGTTCAGCTCGTCCTCGTCGGTTACAGCGCCGCGTACGGCGTGCTCTTGATGAACGGCGCGCGGCTGGGCGATCTCTTTGGGCGGCGGCGCATGTTTCTGGTCGGAATGGGGCTGTTCACGGTCGCCTCCGCGCTGTGCGGTCTCGCGCAGGCTCCGGGTGTGCTCATCGGCGCACGTGCGCTGCAGGGCATCGGGGCGGCGCTTCTCATGCCGCAGGTCTACGCGTCGCTCCGCGTGTCGTTCGAGGGCGAGGAGCGCCGGCGCGCGTTCAGCATCATGGGCGCCGTTCAAGGTGTTGCGGCGTCCATTTCCCAGCTCGCGGGGGGGTTGCTCATCGAGCATGGCCTGGGGGGCTTCGGCTGGCGGCTCGTTTTTCTCATCAATGTTCCGATTGGCATCGCCGCCGTCGTCGCCGGTCGCGCTCGGATCGTCGAGACCCGAGCTCCCGTGCCGGCAAAGCTCGATGTGGGCGGCGCCGTCTTGGCTGCGCTCGGCCTCGTACTTCTGCTCGTGCCCTTCATGGAGGGCCGCGAATACGGGTGGCCGTGGTGGTCGATCGCGGCCCCGGCGCTGTCGGTCCCGCTCTTTGTTTACTTCGTTCGCCACGAGAAGGCGCTCTCCACGCGCGGCGGCGTGCCCATCATCGAAATGGCGCTATTCCGAAATACGAAGTTCGTAACGGGGGTGGCGGCGGTGTTTCTCTTTTATTCATCCATCAGCTCGTTCTTTCTGTCGTTGACGATGCTGCTCCAGACGGGCCTCGGCATGTCCCCCTTGGCCGCGGGCGCGGTGTTCACACCCTCGGCGATTGCTTTTTTCGCGGCCTCCCTCGCGGGGCCGCGCCTTTCGCGCGTGCTCGGCGGCAGGGCGCTGCTCTTGGGCGTGCTCGTGTTCACGACGGGGCTTGGATTGTCGGTCATCGCCGGTGCGGTCGCGCCGGAGGATCGGGCGCTGGTCATTTCGTCCCTGGTGCTCAATGGTGCGGGGCAGGGATTGGTCATTCCGCTCGCCCTCGAGGCGGTATTGAGCCGCGTGGGTGACGAGCACGCCGGCATGGGGGCGGGCGCGCTCACGACGATGCAAGTGGTGGGATCGTCGGTGGGGGTGGCCCTCGTCGGTGTCCTCTTCTTCTCGATGATTGGCGAGGCCGGGGCAGCGCCCGCGGGTCTGCGCGCCGTCATCTATGGCCACGCCTTCGCGAAGGCGACGCTTTACAATATTGCGGCGTCGCTCATGAGCCTGGTGATGTTCGCGCTCCTTCTTCGAAAGGCGCGTCGCCCCGATCACGCGAGGTGACCGCGCGCCGCGCCGCCGCCAGAGGACGGCGGGGCGCCCGTCACGTGAGCGCGCGCACCACGGTGTTCGTGAGCTCGCCCGCGAGGGCGCCGGTGGGGTCGAGATCGGGATCGAGGACGGCGATGTCGATCCCGATGCAGCGGGTGGAGGCCGCGAGGGTGGAGAGGAGCGCGGCCAGGTGGTTATGGCCCAAGCCGCACGGGTCGGGGCTGTCGACGGCGGGCATGACCTCGGGGTCGAGGATGTCGGCGTCGACATGGATCCAAAAGCCGTCGCGCGCGCGGTCTTCGAGGTGGGCCAGTGCGTCCTTCGCGGTTTGCGGCGCGCCGTTCGAGCGCACCTTTCCGGCTTCCCAGACGTGCACCCCCAGCTCGCGAAGCTCGGCGAGGCACTCGTCGGCGTCGCGGATGCCGAGGACAGCCACGTCCTCGTCGCGCACATAGGGCATCCGCCCTTCTAGATCCGTGAGATCGCGCTGACCGCGGCCCGTCACCAGCGCGAGATCTTCGCCGGCGGCGGCGCCGATCTGCGTGATCGGGACATTGCCGGGGTGGCGAAAGTCCGAGTGGCCGTCGAGAAATCCCAGGCCGTAGCGGCCGCGCCGGCGGAGCGCGAGGGCGGCGCCGAGCAGGATGCTGCAGTCGCCTCCGAGCACCACGGGGCAGCGGCCGCGGTCGATCAACAGGCCGATGCGCTCGGCCAGCTTTTGCGTGTAGTGCGCCAGGGCGGCCGCGTTGAAGACACCATCGCCGGGCTTCCACTGCCGCAAATCATACCGCGGCGCGGTCACGCAGCCGGCGTCCTCCGCCCCCAGGCGGGCGACGATTCCATGATCGCGGAGGGCGCCGGGCAGCTTGGAACAACCGGGGACGATGCCGGGCGCCGGCTGGCGCAGGCCGAGGTTCGAAGGGGCGTCGAGCACGGCGTAGTGGTGGTGGAGCATCGTCACCAGTATAGCATGATAGACAGGTTACTCAACCGAGCGCGGGCGGGGAGCGGCTGGTCGTGCGATCCACCCGGAACGCGATCAGGCAGCGGTGCGGCTGCGGCCGAGCTACGAACGTGCTCAGCGCAGCGTGCGGCTGCGGCCGAACGAATCGACACAGCGCGCGGCTGCACCCGCATTACGAACTGTGCGCAGCGCGCCCGGCCGCCGCCAGAGTGCGAAGGTGCGCCGCCGCACCGATCTACGACCATGCACGCGGCTGCACCCGCATTACGAACGGTGCGCAGCGCGCCCGGCCGCCGCTGGATTGCGAAGGTGCGCCGCCGCGCCGAGCTACGACGATGCGCGCGGCTGCACCCGCATTACGAATGGTGCGCAGCGCGCCCGGCCGCCGCCAGATTGCGAAGGTGCGCCGCCGCGCCGAGCTACGACCATGCACGCGGCTGCACCCGCATTGCGAACGGTGCGCAGCGCGCCCGGCCGCCGCCAGATTGCGAAGGTGCGCCGCCGCGCCAAGCTACGACCATGCACGCGGCTGCACCCGCATTACGAACTGTGCGCAGCGTGCCCGGCCGCCGCTGGATTGCGAAGGTGCGCCGCCGCGCCGAGCTACGACGATGCGTGCGGCTGCGGCCGGCGATTTACTTGGCGGCGCCTGGGCGGGGCGTCTCGCGCATCGAGGAGCGCTGGGCGCGGAGCTTCGGATCGTAGAGCTCGTTGGAGGCGATCTCGGGAACGACGGCCAAGGTGCGCTGATCGCCGGGGGCGCGGAGCACGACGGAGAGGTTTCCCTTCTCGCCGGCGAGGGCCAAGATCTGCGCCTCTTGCAGGGTCAAGCTGAGGGTCAACAGGGTGCTCTCGGCCTT contains these protein-coding regions:
- a CDS encoding TetR/AcrR family transcriptional regulator, translating into MGPSQPSDKGVPDGRRQRGDRARAKILDCSTRIASTEGLEGLTIGRVATEAGVGKGNIQVLFGDKEALQMATLEHAVALYKAAVIEPALRQASPLARLVALVDGWYAFVEKRTLPGGCFLNATSSEYRARPGRIHDRVRGYRNGTRARFRELIEEAKEAGELGRDVDASALSFDLVAHQAAANVAALMGDREEFAFAKRASRDRILGAATAAPRSNTDATRG
- a CDS encoding MFS transporter, whose product is MQSSTAAQDPTKAEPAERAAGELRKEREPRARRWQALAVLLTGNFVTVLDLFIVNVALDSIRKELHASLADVQLVLVGYSAAYGVLLMNGARLGDLFGRRRMFLVGMGLFTVASALCGLAQAPGVLIGARALQGIGAALLMPQVYASLRVSFEGEERRRAFSIMGAVQGVAASISQLAGGLLIEHGLGGFGWRLVFLINVPIGIAAVVAGRARIVETRAPVPAKLDVGGAVLAALGLVLLLVPFMEGREYGWPWWSIAAPALSVPLFVYFVRHEKALSTRGGVPIIEMALFRNTKFVTGVAAVFLFYSSISSFFLSLTMLLQTGLGMSPLAAGAVFTPSAIAFFAASLAGPRLSRVLGGRALLLGVLVFTTGLGLSVIAGAVAPEDRALVISSLVLNGAGQGLVIPLALEAVLSRVGDEHAGMGAGALTTMQVVGSSVGVALVGVLFFSMIGEAGAAPAGLRAVIYGHAFAKATLYNIAASLMSLVMFALLLRKARRPDHAR
- a CDS encoding arginase family protein, yielding MLHHHYAVLDAPSNLGLRQPAPGIVPGCSKLPGALRDHGIVARLGAEDAGCVTAPRYDLRQWKPGDGVFNAAALAHYTQKLAERIGLLIDRGRCPVVLGGDCSILLGAALALRRRGRYGLGFLDGHSDFRHPGNVPITQIGAAAGEDLALVTGRGQRDLTDLEGRMPYVRDEDVAVLGIRDADECLAELRELGVHVWEAGKVRSNGAPQTAKDALAHLEDRARDGFWIHVDADILDPEVMPAVDSPDPCGLGHNHLAALLSTLAASTRCIGIDIAVLDPDLDPTGALAGELTNTVVRALT